DNA sequence from the Falco biarmicus isolate bFalBia1 chromosome 5, bFalBia1.pri, whole genome shotgun sequence genome:
TGGGAGACTGGCTGCTGAGTGATGACTCCgcatctgaaaaacaagatgaaaagtTACTCACCAAAAGTTCACCAACCATGCCACTCTCAAGTACAGCCTGTAGAATTAAACATTACTACTTCTGATGTAGTTTTAAGATACTGTTCAAAGAATAAAGTGTTAGTGAGGTCAATACAGTTCTTGGCAATAACTAATTCTTCTCTCAGGTCAACACAACTTAACAGAAAGTGAGCCCCAGCAGCTGTTAATcaccagcagctgagctgcactACTCAAAAGGAGGAAGGCCTTTGCAGagcaagggcaggcagggaatgCAGGAGACTCCCTGCACACATTGGCTGCCATGCAAGTTacgtggtttttttcttgggagatcttctgctctgaaatgcagccagcacagctgaccccTACAGCTACTGGGGGAGCAAAAAGGACGTGGGATCTCGCTGCTGATTCCCCTTCACTCTGTCCACAACTGGAATGACAGCATATAGTCTAAGGAAGGAGAATAAAGAATAGTAAAGACTAGACCAATAAAATGGCACATGTCAAACATctaattaatatattaatttatacaAAACACATGTCTAAGATTCCTTCCAATCAGCAGAGGtctgcaggaagagaaagaaagaaaaatactagcATTTAACTGGCACTTTTATTGTATGGTAATGTTAGTTAACTTGAGCTATGGTGTTCAGATTAGTACTCTTGACCTCCctcatgtttttgtttgtttgtttcagcagTTACACCTACTTCCAGATCTGGCTTTTCAGTTTAGGGAACAACTTTGGAGGAAATGggacaatgaaaaaaaaggtgtgtaATACTCACCAGAGACGTGTTAACCTGAATTTATCActtcaaggaaaagcaaacacaagtAGTTCTTAATTACCTGGCAATGCTAGTCATTTTTATACGGTGCTGTGTGAATCAAAAATACAAGCCCTCATCAAATGTAACATCCTAAAAAGATCAAAATACTTCTTCCTGGCTTTAAAAGTAATTGTTTcaatttcacaggaaaaaaaaattatttttgagttAATAATGTATCAATGATACTAACCCTTCTCCATCTTGTGAAGATTTGAACTCACTCCAAACTTACACACTTTTTCTTGTGCTGCtgtgaacttttaaaaataatgaagcattAGTAGTAAGGATTCAGCTGGATCACCACCTCAGATGAATGGTGCAAACAGTAGGTTTGACAAAAAAAATGTCTCCATAAAAGTTACCTCTTCAAATGCAAAGAGCTGGTTCTGTCTCCAGGCTGATTCTGCTACAAAATCATTGTCACTGAGAGATGCAAACACAGAGTTCTCTGGTAAATTATTTCCCCTCCTGTACTCCGCGcccaacacccacccccccaccccccccccaattaaAGTCATTACTGGTGACTTTTTTGTCTtcagggtttggggttttttaatcttcagtAACCATGAAATGCTTCCCACTATTGAGATCATTGAACTTATTTCTGAACATGAGATTTAACACCAAGAATCTGCTGTTcacaaaatttttttctgctgaaatgcaaaatgtaataTGAGAGATGGCAGAAGATAGTGCTGCTTTGTAAAATGGAAGGTGTTAATGGATCTGAGTCTTTGACAAGAACATCTTTTGTAAAACATGGGGCACTCACATATGCTAACTTTAGCCCAGAGAAGAGACTAACTTCCTCTGTGGTAAGGTAAAGGAGACGGGGTCTTTTAGAAGGCAAGTCAGAGCAAAAGCTTAACTTCAGGGACTCAAAATTGTCTCATGAAACAGTTTTTCTCTGTAGTTATTATAGGCAGATGAACAATGGTATAAAGGACTTACCTGCGCATTGTTTTGTTCACATTATTCAGTACTGTTTTCACTGGGAAAACCTGGGTCCTCAGTAATACTGCTTAGAATTTTGTCTTTACGGCCTCTTAGCAGGTTTTCTCCAATTCAGCAAGGTCTCTGCAGTTATCACTAGTTATTAGATTGGTAATTTCTATGGcactcaccttttttttcttgaatagtTCTGCATGTTCTTCTTTAAGTTCATCTGCTGATAAGCAAAtgtatctaaaataaaaaagtaaaccTTGATCATAAAACACAATAGCATAAATGCAATTTGAAAAGTAATGggtttttaactttaaaaaataatttaaataatttgactTAAAACTAAATTACTGTATTCTGGAGATTCATTACATGTTTTCAGTCAGGGCAGACACATCTCTGACTATAAAAGCATATGTCTTTAAAAGGAATATAAACCCCAGAATATATGTCCTTAAAATATTGACACGCACCgtttgcatgtttttctttcttttcagagggTATGAAGTAGTGCTGTCCCTCAAAACAgtcctgcatgtgggttttATGAAGTCCACTGGTTTTCTTGTAGCTTGCACTTGAGGCACTGTTACTTTTAAGTAAAACCTGTTCTGGAGCTGTGAAAATGCCTTTAAGGTGTCTGTCTACAGGACTTTCTTTTGGATTGATTGCAGGATAAACTTCTCTAGTATCATAAGGATAATTTCTGTTGGCCATTTGATTTCTATCATCAGgatcaatgaaaaaaatatcagtactGCTTTGGTTAACAAAAGGATTAAAATGGTTTGTGGAAGGATTATTATGTATTGGTCGGCTTTCATCTTCAAACAGTGCCAGAAAGGAACAATCATTTCCATCTTGGGGAGctttcagttctgcagtttcttttgcaACATCAAACAATGGTTCTTTTATTCCTTCACTGTTTTCCAGTTTGTTACTGGTCATTATCACTGGGTTTTTCCTGGCAGAATTCATATAGTCTAGCCTGAGGGGTATGAGGTGGAGGGTGGttagacaagaaaaaaacagtttgctcagtaaataaataagcaaaatgcTAACTACTAACACAACAAATAATGATAATTTGATGATAAAATTCTCGAAGACTTTACTGCTCATCACACTTGCTTTTGTCCCAAAGGTACATGACAtcaactgaattttttttccactttataGCGAGGTTGACTTAAAAGGGATTCTGTTTCATGGTGACTCCAAACATACCAAGACCTGGAGCACATCATCCTGAGTAGGAAACTGTGATTTATAAATCAGCCACAGTATGTCACTGCTGCTCCACCAGCTGACCAAAGAAGttcactttggaaaacaaaacaaaacaaaaggaaaaaaaaaaaaaagagagagagagagggagagaaagaaaaagaggaagacagCTTCTTCTGTTCATAAAAATAGTTTGTTCTTCAAGACTAAAGTTCTCTCCTGTACTGAAAGCTCTAATAAGCTCTGTGTACTGCTTAATCCCTGGTCTCTTTAGGAAATTACTTCCATTTTCACTCAAGGTCAGTAATCCTAATTcagcacagaatttttttattcagctgtCAGAAGGCCTGTCAGACACTTTCTTTTGCCCATACTTCCCTACCTCACTTCTGATAGTAGTGGTTTTGAAGATGCTATCATGCTAGCATCATTAGCATGAAAGCTTACTTGGCTCTTAATCTAgcattttccttgcttttctttctaggCTTGATCTACTGACTGACCTTTCAAAAAATGTGAGCAAAAAGTTGAGAggcttctgaaacaaaaagaagtgcCAAAGGTGGTCATTCAAAAAACaccctttctttaaaaaaaattgagcaaTACTATCAATAGAACTTGCAAACTGAAATGTAGTACAGACAATTTACTGGAGAAAAATTCTGTAGTTTTGCTCAGCAAATACTTGGAACTGGATAAAGATCCTAGAGAACTTAAATGAGAGTGTCCTCTACTTACAGAAACCTCcccaaaacaattttaaaagacaaaacactaACTAGAGCTTATTTCTGGAGAAATTTGATAGATCTACATGAGGAAAGTAAAACCAGTTTGTGAAGCAATTCAGATGTTGCTTCTTCACTGCAGCTGAACATTTGGTAACGCTAAGTAAAAGTTAATAGTAGATGAGGAAATAAGACATCTAGAATTTTtagttaatatttatttatcttgAGGTGCCACAGCTCTCAGATGTATGCACATGGATTACaccatcagtgtgttacaaTGACATTAAACAACCATGTAAGTTTATACCCTGCTTTTCACCAACAGTGAAAGCAACTCCCTTCTCAGGAGAACTGTCAGCTCTTGAGGTATAAGACGGCTACAAtggatgaaaacaaaacaaggatgATACAAAGAAACAGATTTGAAGAACTGTGGGAAAGGAGATGTTAGTGAACCATGAATGGTCAGAGGACTAAGGGAGGTGCCATAAGCAGATGAGTGCAGGCCTCAGGGTCTATGTAGAAATGAAAGAGGAGATGTAGGCGAGATAAGGTTACAAAAGGCTTTAATGTAAAGATATTAATCAGAAATTCAGCAAGATATACAGCAAGGTGAATGTTATTGCCATTTTAGGTTTTGCTGGAGAAAGCCAGgcaaagctgggagaagagagaaagagaaagttaAGGCACTAAGACAGGAAGCTGATGTGTTCATCTAGTTATGATGTGGTCAGTGAGCTTATCAGTCACTCGACTCCCCAGGCAAACAGTTTGTAGGTACTTCAGGAACAGCAAAATAATATATGGCCCTTTTATGGCTCTATCCAGTCAAAGCTAGAGACTGACTGACAGGTACTTTCAACCAGATGGCAGACTTACGGAATGAAAAGAGTGAAGAAAGATTAGCCTTGTAATACCACTAGATCCAAGGCAAGAGCCCCtggaaataaactgaaataaaatgttcagtAAAAATGTGTCTGGCCCTAACCTTCTGtgattaaaaagatttttaatcagcacatacaaaaagaaatatattctagTCTTCTATcccttcttttaaaaacaaagtgtgTATTCTCATAAAAGTACTTTTGAAccaattctaaaaaaaaaaaataataacagctGTAGTAGGATCATAtatgaaacagaaggaaagaaaatgctttgttcCTGGAATCCCAAATGTAAACAATGTAGGTGGAGAAGCTGCTCAATTGCTACAACATCAAGGTCATCAGACACTTGCAACAGTGACTCATGAAAGCTGGGGTAGCTACCCTCCCTGGGCCTCTTAGTAAATCTGTGCTTCTCGCTCAGGGTGAATTCAGTAACACCATCATGTTCGTGATGTTGCGAAAAATAGATTATGGTTCCAAGCACCTgcctaaaattaaattttgctttctttcagcaAATTTAAATAGCTTACTATCTTCAGTCTTTCCATAtaatttcaatttctgtttatttgaaaagcaccaaaaatcagtgaaaaatcAAGTAGCAATAACCTTCACATTATCTtagcattttcttaaatttgACTGTTATTTCTCTCTTGAATGTAAAATCATTGCCTACCTATGCAATGGCTTAAACAGTTCCGGAGGCATTGTATCAGACTTCCTGAAAATGCACTGGCTTGGAGGTATTGTAATCCAAGGGTCTTGATCAGAACTATTTCCTGGCTGAGGAAACAGTAGCAGCTGTCAAACTCTGAATATACATAATAGTTATAGTGTTTAAAACTTTAAAGCTGGGTTTACAAACAATATATATGTTTCTCCactatttttacttctttttatcttcacaGTAGAAACCCAAACCTTACAGCCAAACTGAGTTCTGTACTCATACTTTTCCATATTTGCCCATCTCTGTTAATATGCAAAATGTCCTTTTAGCACCCCATCCTCCCATAGTATGAACAAGCTTGATAGACTGTAACAAGCTGAAGTTCCACTGAAGATCACATAATCATAGAAAGCTGCTGTCTAGAAGGGACCTAAAGAGATACCTAGTCCaacctgctcaaagcagagccaGCTTCAAGGCTAGATCGTTCAGGATTGTTCAGGACTGAGATTCCACAACCTTTTTGGAGGGCCTCATCTGGTTCTTAGCTACTTTTCGgacaatgtttttttcctatacaAACAGAATTTCCATTGTTGAAAATTGTGGCTTTTACATCTTGCCATTGCACTGCATACCTCAGGCTCTGTCCTGTCTGTAACTCTGTTTGGACTGTGGAAGACAGCAGTTAGTTTGCCCCACGCCCCCACAGCTTTCTCTTTCCCAGGCTATGAAAGCCCTCTTCGCTCAGTCTCTCCACATTCATCGTGTGCTCCAATTCCCTAAAAATTTTTGTGGCACTTCATTGCTCTTCCTACAGTTTGTTGATCTCTCTCTGCTGGGGGTCCCAAAACTGGACGCAATATTTCAGATGTGTTCTCACGTATGCTGCTCAGAGGGAAATTATCACTTGCTTTTGACCGCTGGGTATGCTTTTTCTAATACAGCCCTCTGTGTAGTTGGCATTTGCTGCTACAGGGGTGCACTGCCAACTTATAAAacttgtccaccagcacccacaggtccttctctgcaagATTACTGCCTACTCAATCAGCCGCCACCTGCACTGATGTATGGGGTTATTTCTCTCAAGGTGCAGGGCTTTGTATTTCCCTGTGTTAAACTCTATGTAGTTCCTGGTTGCCTTCTGCTTGTCAAGATCCCTCTGAttagcagccctgctgctgtaaTGATCACTGCCAATATGGTGTCATACATGAACCTGTTGAGGTGCTGAGGGTACATTCTGTCCCACTGTCCAGTTCTCTAATGAAGATGGACTGGACTTATTATTAATCTTTGGGGATCCCTGCCATTACTGATCTGTTGCTAATTAGACTTTGAGCATGACagttaaaagccatttttttacCCATCTTACTATCTGCTCATCTGGTTCATACCTCCCTACTTTGGCTACCAGGATTTCATTGGGAAACCTTATCAAAAGCCTTCCTAAAGTCAAGGTAAATATTATCTGCTGCTCTCTTTTATTCATAGAGCTAGTAAAAGAGAATCAAGTTCATCAGGCACAGTATGGCCTTGGTAAATCTACGACGGCTGTTCCCAGTCACCTTCTTGTTCTTCATGTACCTTGGAATTGGTCTAGCTCCATAACCATTTCAGGGACAGAGGCGAGATGATACTTCCCCAGATTTTTGCAGATGGGCATAACATTTGCGTATTTCTTGACATTCAAAAGCTTTCCTGATCACCACAGTCTTTAAAAGATGATAGACATCTGCCCTCCAGTGGTGTCATTCAACTCCCTCAATATACTTGGACGTGCCCTGTCCAGTGCCATATATTTCTTTATCTCTAGGTTACTAAGGATTCCCTGACTTGTTCCTTCAATACTATTTTGCGCCACTCTCCCCCAAACTCTCTACTGAGCTTGAAGATATGACAGTGAGCAATCTTGTCAGAAAAGCCTGAAGCAAAGTAGATTTTGAGTGCCTCAGActtttccatgtcctttgtCGCTGGGTCTCAAGTCTATACAGCAGTGGAAAGCATTTTCCTTGGTTTCCTTTTGCTGATTACACACCTAGAAGCCCTCCTTTGTGCCCTTCTCACACTTGTGAGTTTCAGCTCTGACCATCCTAACGCCACCCCTCCAAGCTCAGGGGAAGCTTTTATATTCTTCCTGGGTTGCCCATCCCTCCTTCCACACCTCCTTTTCCTATTTGAGCTGAGTCAGGAGTTCCCCGATTTAGCCAAACTGGCCTCCAGAACATACTCGTTCTCTTGCACATTGAGGTGGACTGGccttgtgttttgaaaacatatttcttgGGCGCCTTTTCCCTCCAGGTCAGCTTCCTGTGGATTTGTGCTTACCTGTTCCCTGAACAACTCAACATCTCCCTTTCTGAAGCCCTGAAGTACTCCTTCCTCACCTCAAGACTTTAAAATATCATTGGTAATACATGTAgaatttgtttaattattttcaataaaaaatatattttataaatattatatttgCTATTACTTTTCTAAGGATGATTCTTTTAAGAACCCAAAAgttaacaagaagaaaaaaatagtaacagGCATCAGAAGAAATAACTTTCAATCATTTCTTAAACTGAACTTGAATTAAACAGCAGGCTTTTCTCAATCCTTTTGGGAGCATTGAGAATACTGTAAGAACTATGTTACTGAGACAGTGTATGATTACAGATTAGGTCATGGTGATCACCTGGGATCATACGATAACCAGTTAAATTAATTGTACATTTaagaaagctgtatttataATAGTATAtacatttcagctttctttaaCCAACTTTACAAgccagaaacaaaagaaagccaGCGGTATGTGACTCACTCTTTCTGCAGATATCAGCGATACTGAAAGCTCAATGAACAAAAGCTCAAGTTAAGTGTATTTCATAACAGtgaaagaaatatatttgtatatatgcaATATTCATTGCCAGCAGCATACAAGAAACGTTAATCATTCACAATTACCTTCGCCATTACATTAACTCTACATCCCAAATAAatgaaagttaatttaaaataattctgtggaAATGACTAAATATTAACCAAACCTGGTTTTGCAGCTTCTCTTCATAGGTCTGTTCCCAAGTGTTGCCCATTAAGTTTGTGttgaaattttcttctgagagTTGTGTACAGTTAGAGGACCAAAAATCAGTAAAGGGCAATGGAGAGGCACTAAAAGCTCCTGTTATGTTGTCTTCATGTTTCATACTAGAGTCAGCATACATTAATTCTGTTACCTGTGATAACTAGACAAAACATAGCAAAGAGGTATTTTACTTATCTAAAACTGTTTTGATGTAAGCATAAAGTTCAAAGTAATCAAACCTTTTCATATCTTTTACATCTCTGCGCATATACCATACGCAAGAGAAAATTTTCATGGATTCTGataaagtattttcattaaaaacataaggtaatAAGGGCTTATTTCAGGGAAACACATAAGTACCTACTGAAGTTGAAGCATACATACAAATGTTATCCTGAGGACTGATggttataaatatatttttagctTTAGATGTGTAGGTAAAGCTGACTTGGTTCTTAAGtggtaaaatgaaaaatatttcactccATTCTATTGTAAAGAGAACTCTAGCATGTTGTGATACCAACAATGGTACCGCAAGTAGATCAGAACATGAGAAATGTGAAGGCAAAACTCATGAAATATCACTGTATCCACAGCTACATGGAAGTAATGCCTGTAATCCAGTTTATCCAGTGAAAGCAGCACAAACTACTAATGGACTGAAAAAGCCTTGTATATTAATTGCACAAAATCTTTGTACCACCAAACTGTGAGTttccagaaagctgaaaattattaattttatagcctttctttctgtttaataaagtggatgtattttaatttcttaaattgGATATACTTCAATTTATGAAGACTTAAAAACAGCCCTTTGCAACACACAGGCCTTAGACTTCCTTTTTTGATTGATACATTAAATTAGCTAGCTTTCTGTGTGTGCACCCTGCATTATGATGTGTTTTGATGAACTGATGTA
Encoded proteins:
- the C5H12orf40 gene encoding uncharacterized protein C12orf40 homolog, with protein sequence MKLLGVSSPKSSAVSLDLLNLYVVNQISNKKDNTENMRKPVHVDIAKDVKIPVRRHNIELPMSPLRTQHMSNLDDIQNRLQKQVLDSRRQHLSEKVKYQHNLSQVTELMYADSSMKHEDNITGAFSASPLPFTDFWSSNCTQLSEENFNTNLMGNTWEQTYEEKLQNQPGNSSDQDPWITIPPSQCIFRKSDTMPPELFKPLHRLDYMNSARKNPVIMTSNKLENSEGIKEPLFDVAKETAELKAPQDGNDCSFLALFEDESRPIHNNPSTNHFNPFVNQSSTDIFFIDPDDRNQMANRNYPYDTREVYPAINPKESPVDRHLKGIFTAPEQVLLKSNSASSASYKKTSGLHKTHMQDCFEGQHYFIPSEKKEKHANDTFAYQQMNLKKNMQNYSRKKSDNDFVAESAWRQNQLFAFEEFTAAQEKVCKFGVSSNLHKMEKDAESSLSSQSPSYSPRPTDTCFSSSPDTAEEEDTAKKNEYLNEQSLKIDDACLVSASAGMEPPKTCHPRTVPLQPSSILTREEANPLQEKDSSLCATEKENKIHTALSEGSPLHQALKREQVTRSTRCDASSQTESSVTEIGKVDVATQCGTTRVCSCGNSLPFACSPRQVPPPSATGTAGRHKMSVHEALQPVGTDSIAGIAAFSSEAEYLSLGGGRTLEVLNYIDTMKKRDKQ